From a region of the Triticum aestivum cultivar Chinese Spring chromosome 7D, IWGSC CS RefSeq v2.1, whole genome shotgun sequence genome:
- the LOC123166086 gene encoding uridine kinase-like protein 2, chloroplastic isoform X2 → MEDVLDSAVGAHFSGLRRDLRRLSSSSSLPSSPSSATCNGAADAPSGLASPAPRQPFVIGVCGGTASGKTTVCDMIIQQLHDHRVVLVNQDSFYRGLTEEESEHVEEYNFDHPDAFDTDQLLECMGKLKSGQSVNIPIYDFKNHRRCSESFRKVNVSDVIILEGILVFHDQRVRDLMDMKIFVDTDADIRLARRIRRDTVERGRDVLSVLEQYADVIIPRGGDNHVAIDLIAQHIRTKLGQHDLCKLYPNVCVVQTTFQIRGMHTLIRDRDITTPDFVFYSDRLIRLVVEHGLGNLPFTEKQVVTPTGSIYSGVDFCKKLCGVSIVRSGESMENALRACCKGIKIGKILIHRVGDNGQQVECSLNVLPLKMFLKIVHYCGFCE, encoded by the exons ATGGAGGACGTACTGGACTCGGCGGTGGGGGCCCACTTCAGCGGCCTCCGCCGCGACTTGcgccgcctctcctcctcctcctccctcccctcctcgccctcctccgccACCTGCAACGGCGCGGCCGACGCGCCCAGCGGGCTCGCATCCCCCGCGCCCAGGCAGCCGTTCGTGATCG GGGTGTGCGGCGGAACGGCGTCGGGGAAGACGACGGTGTGCGACATGATCATCCAGCAGCTGCACGACCACCGCGTCGTGCTCGTCAACCAG GATTCGTTCTACCGCGGTTTAACTGAGGAGGAATCTGAACATGTGGAAGAGTACAACTTTGATCACCCTG ATGCATTTGATACTGATCAACTTCTGGAGTGCATGGGAAAACTAAAGAGTGGACAGTCTGTTAATATTCCGATATATGATTTCAAGAATCATCGACGATGCTCTGAGAGCTTTAGAAAG GTCAATGTATCAGATGTCATCATTCTGGAGGGCATTTTGGTTTTTCATGATCAAAGGGTGCGTGACTTGATGGACATGAAAATTTTCGTTGACACAG ATGCTGATATTAGGCTTGCTCGAAGAATAAGGCGTGATACAGTTGAAAGAGGTAGAGATGTTCTCTCAGTGCTTGAGCAG TATGCTGATGTGATCATACCACGAGGAGGAGATAACCATGTTGCCATTGATTTAATTGCGCAACATATTCGTACAAAACTTGGACAGCACGACTTATGCAAATTATATCCAAATGTTTGTGTAGTTCAGACAACTTTCCAG ATACGGGGAATGCATACCCTCATTCGTGACCGGGATATTACGACTCCTGATTTTGTCTTCTATTCAGATCGGCTGATTCGTTTG GTTGTTGAGCATGGTCTGGGGAATTTGCCATTTACAGAGAAGCAGGTCGTTACACCTACAG GATCTATTtattcaggagttgatttctgcaAGAAGCTCTGTGGAGTGTCGATTGTTCGAAG TGGTGAAAGCATGGAGAATGCTTTGCGTGCTTGTTGTAAGGGGATAAAAATAGGTAAAATCCTAATACATCGTGTTGGAGACAACGGACAACAAGTTGAGTGTTCTTTAAATGTACTTCCATTGAAAATGTTCTTGAAAATAGTTCACTACTGCGGTTTTTGTGAATAA
- the LOC123166086 gene encoding uridine kinase-like protein 2, chloroplastic isoform X1, whose translation MEDVLDSAVGAHFSGLRRDLRRLSSSSSLPSSPSSATCNGAADAPSGLASPAPRQPFVIGVCGGTASGKTTVCDMIIQQLHDHRVVLVNQDSFYRGLTEEESEHVEEYNFDHPDAFDTDQLLECMGKLKSGQSVNIPIYDFKNHRRCSESFRKVNVSDVIILEGILVFHDQRVRDLMDMKIFVDTDADIRLARRIRRDTVERGRDVLSVLEQYGRFVKPAFDDFILPSKKYADVIIPRGGDNHVAIDLIAQHIRTKLGQHDLCKLYPNVCVVQTTFQIRGMHTLIRDRDITTPDFVFYSDRLIRLVVEHGLGNLPFTEKQVVTPTGSIYSGVDFCKKLCGVSIVRSGESMENALRACCKGIKIGKILIHRVGDNGQQLIYNKLPSDIAERHVLLMDPVLGTGNSANQAIQLLRSTGVPEDHIMFLNLISAPEGIHCVCKRFPDVKIVTSEIDAGLNQDYRVVPGLGEYGDRYFGTD comes from the exons ATGGAGGACGTACTGGACTCGGCGGTGGGGGCCCACTTCAGCGGCCTCCGCCGCGACTTGcgccgcctctcctcctcctcctccctcccctcctcgccctcctccgccACCTGCAACGGCGCGGCCGACGCGCCCAGCGGGCTCGCATCCCCCGCGCCCAGGCAGCCGTTCGTGATCG GGGTGTGCGGCGGAACGGCGTCGGGGAAGACGACGGTGTGCGACATGATCATCCAGCAGCTGCACGACCACCGCGTCGTGCTCGTCAACCAG GATTCGTTCTACCGCGGTTTAACTGAGGAGGAATCTGAACATGTGGAAGAGTACAACTTTGATCACCCTG ATGCATTTGATACTGATCAACTTCTGGAGTGCATGGGAAAACTAAAGAGTGGACAGTCTGTTAATATTCCGATATATGATTTCAAGAATCATCGACGATGCTCTGAGAGCTTTAGAAAG GTCAATGTATCAGATGTCATCATTCTGGAGGGCATTTTGGTTTTTCATGATCAAAGGGTGCGTGACTTGATGGACATGAAAATTTTCGTTGACACAG ATGCTGATATTAGGCTTGCTCGAAGAATAAGGCGTGATACAGTTGAAAGAGGTAGAGATGTTCTCTCAGTGCTTGAGCAG TACGGGAGGTTTGTGAAGCCCGCCTTTGATGATTTTATCCTGCCTTCCAAGAAGTATGCTGATGTGATCATACCACGAGGAGGAGATAACCATGTTGCCATTGATTTAATTGCGCAACATATTCGTACAAAACTTGGACAGCACGACTTATGCAAATTATATCCAAATGTTTGTGTAGTTCAGACAACTTTCCAG ATACGGGGAATGCATACCCTCATTCGTGACCGGGATATTACGACTCCTGATTTTGTCTTCTATTCAGATCGGCTGATTCGTTTG GTTGTTGAGCATGGTCTGGGGAATTTGCCATTTACAGAGAAGCAGGTCGTTACACCTACAG GATCTATTtattcaggagttgatttctgcaAGAAGCTCTGTGGAGTGTCGATTGTTCGAAG TGGTGAAAGCATGGAGAATGCTTTGCGTGCTTGTTGTAAGGGGATAAAAATAGGTAAAATCCTAATACATCGTGTTGGAGACAACGGACAACAA CTCATATACAACAAGCTGCCCAGTGATATTGCTGAACGGCATGTTCTACTTATGGATCCTGTGCTCGGTACTG GTAACTCAGCAAATCAAGCTATACAGCTTCTTAGAAGTACAGGAGTTCCAGAGGACCACATCATGTTTCTTAATCTTATCTCG GCTCCTGAAGGAATCCATTGTGTCTGCAAGCGATTCCCTGATGTGAAGATCGTAACATCGGAGATCGACGCCGGATTGAACCAGGATTACCGTGTCGTGCCAGGGCTGGGTGAATACGGCGATCGCTACTTCGGCACTGACTAA